Below is a genomic region from Bombus pascuorum chromosome 7, iyBomPasc1.1, whole genome shotgun sequence.
ACGCTGGATCGATTCACTTTCCTGCGCTATGTACAGTCTTTAAACAATTCTTAGAAGTAAGTtgaatgtagaataaaatcaataatcacttctatttttattgaaaataactAAGTTTCAATATGCTTCTACAATATATCACATGTAGTTATTTTTTTGaccatattaaatttcttttttaaacaatttaggTATAGACGAGTAAAAAGAAGTAGTTTAGAGTCTACATGTAAACTGCAACTACCACGTGTTTTCTAGCCACATTTAAAGACTCGTTCTGACGCTTTATGTCAAGACTTCTGCAGTAGAAGGGGAATGGCATTGCTCCAATGGGATCTTACGAGATCATCGATGTGCggctataaataatatgtaaattttgtcTGCTAAGTCAGAGAAACACgagaatgtaaaatgtaaacaaaATTCTAACAATATCCTAGCAATAATGCaaactttattatttcaagTTAGTAATGTACGTGGAtcctattttaaaaatacgtatGAAAACaagttttcaaattatattttcatgttcGCTGATTTCTTCGAAAAAGAATGATATTTGATGTACGCAGAAACGAACGATAAAGTTCCAAATCAGTAATCCTGGGTAATGAACGATATAAAACAGATTCACCGTATTTCCCCGTCGTAACGGGTGATTCCCGATCCGAAGCACAACGAATTTGTTAAGAGACACGTACGCATCTGCATTGTTCAACGATACGAGGAATTGCAGACGATTTGAGGAACTTTTCTGGTCGCGTTTATCCATCTAACATACAGACGACTCAgacgttttattttatgtaaaataatctATTTATACGATTGTCGTGTTTCCGAGAATCAACATAGACAATTATTAGGGCATCTTAAGcttaaaatacttaaatagTTTCATGTCTAGAAATCGTAATtagataatataattgaataatttcttaattatcttTAAACCTGTCTCCGATTCAAAGATTCATTCTCGagatattctataaattctaaaattattcgGACCTAAGATTAGCttcgtataactatatatgtaGAGCATCGTGATTATCGAGCTATCACGTTGTCAAGCAAACAACCATCGTCGTTAACTCTCAGGTAGGAAGTAGCATTCCTACAGTCATTGGTTCAAGCTGGACACGGGAAGTGGTAGATATACACTTGGCAAATCAGATTTTCAAAATCTAAcaaaaaattcaagaaacattttatttatatttttcaagtaaataatttagtaGGACTTATCTTCAGTCTAAAAACTTACGTTCCatttgtatatcttttatggatTGATTTATCTGAAAAGAACGAGGAAATGAAGAGCGATAAATATGAATACTCAGAAGTGTTGCGCTCACTGTTCGggaaaattaatcaattgGGAAAACGAGTCCCACACATGTTGCCAGCCACGATACGTTTCGGGAAATTTAAGAATATCTTCATTGAACAAGAATGTGTCAAACGCTTCCAGAAAAAGATGCGTTAAGGAAGATATTCCAGAACCACTGCCAGAGAACCGATTAGCCTGTTACGATCAATTTGCTATAGCGAAGAAGCTTCATGCAGAGAATTTGGAACACCAACCCCTTCCTGATAAAGTCAACGATTCCGTTTTCAAAGATGTAAAACCAGAAGAATGCTGTAATGGAATTTCGTCGAAGAAATGCTGTGAATGTTGTAAGCATGAAGTCGAAGATCGTTTTATGAGCTTGACTAAGCATCATGGACCAGTTTTAGGCTGCAAGGAGCCCAAGACGAAGATGGATCTAGCTATTTGTTGGGAAACTCCAATAAATCCAGTTTATGAACCATCTAGATCTACTCATATCGATGGCTCAGAAGGTGGACTCGCGCCAGCTATATTTTCTCTTGTCCAACATACTTCTAGACCCACCGCTCATTCTAGAATTtcgagaaacgagaaaggTTGTACTTGCAGTCGATATCATTGTAAATTAGAGGGAGATTCAGATTGCTCAAAAGACGGAAATAAAAAAGGGGATTATAAAAGTGTGAAATGCTGCAGTGATAGTCTTTGTAATGGCttgaatggaataaaaatttcaaagcagGTTCAAGTTGATGAACGACCAACAGCAGGATATTTAAGGAAGTGTGTTGCCTGCAAAGACCAGACTAGAAATACACGCGAAGATCCTAGATTGATTAAATCAGCCGTTGGATTGGCATTGGGTACTGAAAAGGCTGAAAACAATCAACAAAAATGCAGAAGCAAGACAGCGGTATCAAAACTAAAAACGCCTTTTGTTAGAAAGTCTTCTTGCATCGATACTTTAGCTCCTCCATTTAGTGTTGTTAATGGATGTAGAGACGCCGATTTTCCAGAACATTGGAGACTCATGTCGGTTTATCAACAGTCGTATAGGAATCCGTACAGACGAAGAATTTATCgttgttaatttatataaggTGAATTATGacgaattttctattttattctgttaaaaaaaaagagaatatttatgttacgtgaagtatttaaaaacatatgtaataaattaaaatgaaaattgaaagtaaaatttaaacatgTCAATCtggattttaatatttgaatcatGGGATGGATATCTAACTTTTACTTGTAACTACATTCTTCTGCTTTTTATGCtacttatattaatatattgcgGCGTGGTAGAAATTCCTAAATCCTGCGTCGAGTTCAAAAGAAGGCTTTCGTTTAAGTGTTCAAGAGCAACATTTTGCAGCCGGTTCAAGAGATCAGGATATGGTGATATGAATCTCTGAAAGTCGTGGCGATATAGTACAAAGATTTCACAAGTTTCCACCGCAACTACAGTTGCTATTCTATGCTCGGTGTCCATCACCAGAGCGATCTCTCCGAAATAACTTCCGTCTTCCAAGTGACAAACCTTTATGTTTCACATAACAAACAAAAAGTGTGAGAAAAAGATAAGTAATAGTCGATAAAGAACTACGATAATGTTAATGTTACTTCTTTTCCCACGACAGTGTAAACCGCTACGGTACCagatgaaatgaaatacaaagCTTCACCGCGGGTACCAGCTTTGACGATTTCATCGCCAGTCATATAGATCTCGGAGTGTAATGAACTCGTTAACTGTACGATTACAGTTTCCGGTAGATGCTTGAATAATTCTACGCTATTAATCAGTCTCAAATAATTATGCAGTACGAGTTCCTGGaggataaatttttattattaaagtatctgattatatgtatatattctcttttctatatatatagaatattaagaagaattattgattctaaataattttatcgaagtATTGTTAGGATGGATGAACCTCTCGTAAATATGGCGAaacttcatttattattttcttattcctTTCGAAGCTCTTTCTGTTGCGGTAATGGTAGAAAGTTAATAGCCGACGTTGTAGGGCATGTGGAAGCTCCTTGTATCGCATGTACTCCTGTAACTGCTGTATTATTTTCAGGTGACGTTTAATAGTTATGTTGAACGTTGTCATTAGTTGAGAGAATTGCGCTACAAGAAATGTAGTTACAATTTGTAAATCTAAAGATAGCACCTGATATAGGAGATACttacttaataaaaatacgttaCCAAGGAATCCGATGATCGTTAGGATCAAGTTTAGTATAATATCTTCTTGCGTTTTCATATCCAAATAGTGAGCAGAGCGAGCACAAGCGACAATCGAACGATGCAGGCACACGagatatttttgtactttcgtttgtttaattacaaaatgtgATGACTTGATCCAAGAGCTGAATATAAACTcagaattgataaaaaaaaatataaaattattgtattgcAAATACTAACTTATTGCTTAAAGTGCCTAATGTATCTACAGATATGGGGACATAATATTGTAGACAAGCAGCCCAATGAATGCATATTATCACGACCGTGCACGACTCTAGAATTTTATGCAATTGAAAACTTATTCTATACACCTGAAATTACGAAATCATTCTAATCAGTTATTCTTTCGTCGCGATCTTCAATGCGAACTATGTACTAACATCGCGTACTCTACTAAAATAAACAATGATATTGCGGACTCTCAATATCTTCATCATGTTTAATGTAGTACAATACCACATCGAGTTAGgtataatataatcaataaGTCCTATAGGTAATACAGTCAAGATGTCTATAAAGAAATAGCTCTGCAAGTATTtcctatataaaaaatatattgagattactgataaaaaaattgattagtgGTAATGTATAGCATCGTTCGATTAGCAGTATCATCTAGAAATGGAAGTACCGCGCTACTATCACAGGGTCAAGGACAGTGACTTTCGTTCGATAATCATAGTATCCAGTAAAGAACCACATTACAATATCGCAGAGAAACACTATATTCATCGTGTCGTTAATCACGTGCCAGTTAGTATGTCTGCCAAAGAAAAACGTGATGGACACTGGAGTAACCAAAAGAGCCACAAATGTAAATACAATCATTAACGATTCCCAAACAATCCTATGAAAATTAGGAgcattaatatatacatataaactatcaaaaaaaaaaaaaaaaaaaaaaaaaaagaatttaaagacAACCTGAATAAACTAAAAGGATGTATCATGTAACGATGTGATTTTAGGTGTCTTGAAATCTCATAATTCACTGCGGTTGTACTTTTAAGGCACCAGCGAGTTAAGGGATGTCTCCTagataaaatacgtaattttaaaaaccaacgattcaatttattccaaatccggtttccttttataatattctttatttcatcttcttcttgcGGTTGCTCGCAGATATGTTGAATAACCGGCGCGCGCTATTTAATGTCAAAAATTAGATGGTTGTGTATTATATTAGTGAATGATAGATTTGAAGCGTTGTGTTTGTAGAGTCATATTAGTGATTGAATTATGTTACTCAAGGACTACTAAAGTGATCAATTTACCTCCACACTCGGCGCTTCCGCAAAGTGGGGCACATATGCCATTAAATCCATCCAGCTGATTTGTTGTTTTGACAGATCAGTAGATATGTTGTCAACGGTGAAACGAAATGATTTCTACATACGTTACGCAACTACAAACTTCTTATTGATCAAAAGAAATTagtgaatattttaatctaaaaatacgctatctttattaaatattatattacaaaaatatcagAATGAGTATACAGATAGAAAAATGTAGTTTACTTGTATAATATCTAGATTCGGTCGATTGAACGCAAAATTGTATAACAATGCTATCAAAGCAAAATTAAGGATGAAGAGTGTCTAGTcggttttataataaatattatgtattatatgacAAATTAGGACTGTTATATCTATTGCGTGATGTTAGAAAAGCACGTGACTATCGCCAAAACAGCTGTAACACACTTGAGAAATGATTTGATTGTTACacgatatatttaacataaaacGGCAAATTAACACTTAGCCAACCCAACGGGCTCGGTTGGCTAAGTGTTAAAATCCAGATTTCCGGATAGGTATAGCATTCGTTGAAACGAGATACTTCGACACGTTATCTTATTAACAGTTTTTGTTATGGCGATAATGTCTGACAGCAAAAATCATATGAGTAACATGTCAGAAACggataattttcaattgcCTATAGATGTAAGTTTCTTATTATCTTCCGCATTCGAAGCTGCTATTTAGGAAACagaatttttcgtttaaacgTTACGTCATTTACTTTTTGCTCTTTACATAGTGACTgtttgtacaaaataaaagatttatgaTAACCTAgataaaaacgtttattttcgaaaaattttactaatagTTTATGTAAAAGATtcactttatttaaatacttttatatttgtatacttGCTTTCTATATTTGTTATACTTCAATTaagagataataaatatataatatgataagACATCTTTTACTTTTTGAACTTCATGTTTTTTGATTgatctaattaaatttattgagtagatttattttaattttaggcGATTATACACATATTATCATACTTGTCTACATCTGACAGGATGGCAGCAGGATTAGTTAATCGAACGTGGCATGAAGCATCTCTTGCTATGAAGTTTTTAGATGAAGTAGAATTGGTACTTGGTCGACCACGTGCAGACAATTTAAATGAAGTGATAGAGCTTTTACAGCATTCTACAAGACCATTTTACAACTTTGTTTTTAGAGAAGTAGAATTAAAGAGGAATATGGCAATTTGGGATCAATATGGACCTCATATGAAAAGTCTAGTActggtaaaattattttaacttattattaagtattacATTTGTGAAAtgagaatatattttcctaataccatattttaattttcagttGTGCTGTGATCTAAGTGAAAAAACATtggtagaaatttttaaatgctgCAAGTCTTTGAGAATATTGCGTATTAATGGTTGCAGAGAGTCTCTAATGTCTGGTAGACTTTTAGAAGATGAGAATGACATAAAGGAACTCtcagaaacatttaaaaatgtctATGAACTTAGCCTTGGATATAACCGTTTCTTAAGTGATGCACTTTTTAATAGATTAGTTGCCATTTGTCCAAATTTGGAATCTTTAAGCCTTATGGGCTGTCAGATGACCTTTCATTATGGactgtataaaaaattttcccAACCCATATGCTTCCCATATGCTTCAAAATCAACGCTGACTTTTATAAATGCATTATACTATATTAGACAACAAGCTTATAAACTGAAGCATTTGAATTTTAGCTATACTTTGATTGATCCATCTGCTTTAGCTATATTATCAGGTCTACAAAATCTGAGATTAGAGTCTCTAATATTACAAGGATGTGATCAGTTATCTAATGACAGCATTAGAGGAATGACACATTATCAGACTTGTTTAAAAGTCCTTGATATTAGCTTTAGCGTGCGTATCGCAGATGACAGTTTACTCtgtatttgcaaaaatttgaCAAAGTTAGAAATACTTAGAATAAAACGGTGCCGTGCAGTAACCGATATTGGTATAAAGTATATTCAGttattacaacatttaaaagaACTCAATATTTCGGAAGACGAACAACTTACCGATAATTCTATTACTCGTGGACTTTGCTCtggttataatataatagatgACAATAATATGGATCAAAATATTGAtggaaatatcaattttgcTCCTCCAGAAAAGAATTGTGTTCAGAAAAGAACAGAAGAAAAGATGAGAAAAGAGAATATGCGAATACTATCAGCAAATGCACTGCGTATTCATGAAGAATCAGTTGAATGCATATCCAAATTTTTTCCTAATTTAAGGCAACTTGAACTTAGCTATTGTTTTAGTGGCGTTACCGATAAAACAATACAGGTACGTATAGATCAATTCATTATcgtcattttgtaatttaatatcataGGAGATTTATAAAAAGGGTATTATTCATAAGAAAAAGACAAATAATAATCTCTGATAAATTTTATGCTGATTATTTTCCTGAATTTTCAGGAATTACTAAAACTTAAGAGAGTCTCTgtaaatcataaatttttgtacCAGCGATGATGCTGCATATAAAAGTAAGTTTATCTTTTATAGATGATATTCAAGGAGCTTGTACATTTgcaaacattaaatataagCCATTGCGATGAGGTCAGTGATGCTGGCTTAACGGGTATGGGTACTGGTAACCACAAATATGTCGAAAAAATACAAGTTGCACATAATCCAGAATTTACAAAATCCAGATTAAGAATCAGTTTACGGTCAAAGGCTGAAGAAGAGATAGTACGCGATGCAGATCGAAAACGAGAAATCATGAAGCTTTGCGAAAACGTATCTAAACCTTTAAATTCGTTTTCCGGATACTCTTTGATCAGACTTAAATGCCTTCAAGAACTCGATCTTTCTGGGTGCAACAGAATTACTGATGTCAGTTTAAAACACGCATTCGCTTTTCCAGAATTAAAGATCTTAAATCTAAGCCAGTGTCAACAAGTGGGTGTAAAtcaatcaaataatatattaaaaatatttatatttataataaatcataCCTTTTGTTACAGGTTACAGACATTGGATTggattatttatcaaaaaataatcCAGCAATCGAATACTTAAATCTGAACCGCTGTTACAATATATCGGATATTGGTATATCATATCTTGTACAGAGATTGCACAGATTAAAACGACTTCTCATACaggtatttttataattaaaaattaacttcTGTATTTTTAAACCTTACACTGGTGCCTTTCTTTTGCAGGGATGTTCACAACTCACGGATCATACTCTCGACTCTATTAAATTGTATTGCAAAAGTCTACATTACCTAGATACACGTTATTGCCGGGGGATGTCAGTGGCAGGTCTTGAAAGCTTAACACATTTATATGTCGATTGCCATGAGCATGCAGATATTGCTTCAGGagaaaatgatatattatCACCACCGGCTCTGTCTTTACCATCATTATCATCTTTGCCATAGAGCCGGTTTCAATACCTTCTTTCGCATTTTAAGGACAGGGCAAGGGAAAACtgaagtattattttaaaagctgactataaatatattatgtgatagaaatgaaaaatgaatagattatattttttattcgaacatTTGCATAAAGATTATGCTTATGTTTGACATTATACGTacgc
It encodes:
- the LOC132909363 gene encoding uncharacterized protein LOC132909363 isoform X2, yielding MAIMSDSKNHMSNMSETDNFQLPIDAIIHILSYLSTSDRMAAGLVNRTWHEASLAMKFLDEVELVLGRPRADNLNEVIELLQHSTRPFYNFVFREVELKRNMAIWDQYGPHMKSLVLLCCDLSEKTLVEIFKCCKSLRILRINGCRESLMSGRLLEDENDIKELSETFKNVYELSLGYNRFLSDALFNRLVAICPNLESLSLMGCQMTFHYGLYKKFSQPICFPYASKSTLTFINALYYIRQQAYKLKHLNFSYTLIDPSALAILSGLQNLRLESLILQGCDQLSNDSIRGMTHYQTCLKVLDISFSVRIADDSLLCICKNLTKLEILRIKRCRAVTDIGIKYIQLLQHLKELNISEDEQLTDNSITRGLCSGYNIIDDNNMDQNIDGNINFAPPEKNCVQKRTEEKMRKENMRILSANALRIHEESVECISKFFPNLRQLELSYCFSGVTDKTIQMIFKELVHLQTLNISHCDEVSDAGLTGMGTGNHKYVEKIQVAHNPEFTKSRLRISLRSKAEEEIVRDADRKREIMKLCENVSKPLNSFSGYSLIRLKCLQELDLSGCNRITDVSLKHAFAFPELKILNLSQCQQVTDIGLDYLSKNNPAIEYLNLNRCYNISDIGISYLVQRLHRLKRLLIQGCSQLTDHTLDSIKLYCKSLHYLDTRYCRGMSVAGLESLTHLYVDCHEHADIASGENDILSPPALSLPSLSSLP
- the LOC132909378 gene encoding uncharacterized protein LOC132909378 — translated: MNTQKCCAHCSGKLINWENESHTCCQPRYVSGNLRISSLNKNVSNASRKRCVKEDIPEPLPENRLACYDQFAIAKKLHAENLEHQPLPDKVNDSVFKDVKPEECCNGISSKKCCECCKHEVEDRFMSLTKHHGPVLGCKEPKTKMDLAICWETPINPVYEPSRSTHIDGSEGGLAPAIFSLVQHTSRPTAHSRISRNEKGCTCSRYHCKLEGDSDCSKDGNKKGDYKSVKCCSDSLCNGLNGIKISKQVQVDERPTAGYLRKCVACKDQTRNTREDPRLIKSAVGLALGTEKAENNQQKCRSKTAVSKLKTPFVRKSSCIDTLAPPFSVVNGCRDADFPEHWRLMSVYQQSYRNPYRRRIYRC
- the LOC132909363 gene encoding uncharacterized protein LOC132909363 isoform X1 codes for the protein MMAAGLVNRTWHEASLAMKFLDEVELVLGRPRADNLNEVIELLQHSTRPFYNFVFREVELKRNMAIWDQYGPHMKSLVLLCCDLSEKTLVEIFKCCKSLRILRINGCRESLMSGRLLEDENDIKELSETFKNVYELSLGYNRFLSDALFNRLVAICPNLESLSLMGCQMTFHYGLYKKFSQPICFPYASKSTLTFINALYYIRQQAYKLKHLNFSYTLIDPSALAILSGLQNLRLESLILQGCDQLSNDSIRGMTHYQTCLKVLDISFSVRIADDSLLCICKNLTKLEILRIKRCRAVTDIGIKYIQLLQHLKELNISEDEQLTDNSITRGLCSGYNIIDDNNMDQNIDGNINFAPPEKNCVQKRTEEKMRKENMRILSANALRIHEESVECISKFFPNLRQLELSYCFSGVTDKTIQMIFKELVHLQTLNISHCDEVSDAGLTGMGTGNHKYVEKIQVAHNPEFTKSRLRISLRSKAEEEIVRDADRKREIMKLCENVSKPLNSFSGYSLIRLKCLQELDLSGCNRITDVSLKHAFAFPELKILNLSQCQQVTDIGLDYLSKNNPAIEYLNLNRCYNISDIGISYLVQRLHRLKRLLIQGCSQLTDHTLDSIKLYCKSLHYLDTRYCRGMSVAGLESLTHLYVDCHEHADIASGENDILSPPALSLPSLSSLP
- the LOC132909388 gene encoding potassium/sodium hyperpolarization-activated cyclic nucleotide-gated channel 1-like codes for the protein MDLMAYVPHFAEAPSVERAPVIQHICEQPQEEDEIKNIIKGNRIWNKLNRWFLKLRILSRRHPLTRWCLKSTTAVNYEISRHLKSHRYMIHPFSLFRIVWESLMIVFTFVALLVTPVSITFFFGRHTNWHVINDTMNIVFLCDIVMWFFTGYYDYRTKVTVLDPVIVARKYLQSYFFIDILTVLPIGLIDYIIPNSMWYCTTLNMMKILRVRNIIVYFSRVRDVYRISFQLHKILESCTVVIICIHWAACLQYYVPISVDTLGTLSNNSWIKSSHFVIKQTKVQKYLVCLHRSIVACARSAHYLDMKTQEDIILNLILTIIGFLGNVFLLTQFSQLMTTFNITIKRHLKIIQQLQEYMRYKELPHALQRRLLTFYHYRNRKSFERNKKIINEVSPYLREELVLHNYLRLINSVELFKHLPETVIVQLTSSLHSEIYMTGDEIVKAGTRGEALYFISSGTVAVYTVVGKEVCHLEDGSYFGEIALVMDTEHRIATVVAVETCEIFVLYRHDFQRFISPYPDLLNRLQNVALEHLNESLLLNSTQDLGISTTPQYINISSIKSRRM